The following are encoded in a window of Carassius auratus strain Wakin unplaced genomic scaffold, ASM336829v1 scaf_tig00217011, whole genome shotgun sequence genomic DNA:
- the LOC113099676 gene encoding E3 ubiquitin-protein ligase TRIM39-like isoform X3: MAESSLTARKTRRRSIESVPPFMSSSMSSLSEEIQCSVCLDVFTDPVTTPCGHNFCKICLNKCWDNSQTCSCPNCNETFKQRPDLKINTTLRELVDHCKKKSPEETTEVLCDICEERKLKALKSCLVCQSSYCETHLEPHLRVTRLKKHKLMDPVSNLEDYICQKHERPLDLFCRDDQTCVCSICTVKDHKNHNTVPIEEESQEKKTELMKTQKDVQLMIQNRIKKIQDIKHSAEVRKINTEKEKAVRVELFTDLIRSIERHQTELLEMMEEQQKAAEKQEQELIEELEQEITELKMRNTELEQLSHTEDHLHLLQIHSSLCSSTNTRNWSEISMKTHESLETLRRALTQLKDTIDEKLTLTVSTELKWMQQYAVDVTLDPDTAHPKLILSDDGKQVRHGDIDQKLTDKPERFDPCVNVLGKEGFSSGRFYFEVQVKGKTKWDLGVARESINRKGRITVRPSDGYWTVILRNGDEYTAGAIPSVSLSLRVKPQRVGVFVDYEEGLVSFYDVESSSHIYSFTAQSFTEKLYPLFSPGLNDGGKNSKPLIITPVSYNK, from the exons ATGGCAGAATCTTCACTAACAGCAAGAAAAACCAGGAGACGGAGTATTGAAAGTGTCCCTCCAT TCATGTCATCCTCCATGAGTTCACTGTCTGAGGAGATTCAGTGCTCTGTAtgtctggatgtgttcactgatccagtcacgactccatgtggacacaacttctgcaaGATCTGTCTGAATAAGTGCTGGGACAACAGCCAGACCTGCAGCTGTCCAAACTGTAACGAAACATTCaagcaaagacctgatctcaagattAATACCACACTCCGAGAGCTCGTAGATCACTGTAAGAAGAAAAGTCCTGAGGAAACAACTGAAGTTCTGTGTGACATCTGTGAGGAAAGAAAGCTGAAAGCGCTGAAGTCGTGTCTGGTGTGTCAGAGCTCTTACTGTGAAACTCACCTGGAGCCTCATTTGAGAGTGACACGtttgaagaaacacaaactgatggatcctgtgagtaatctggaggactatatatgtcagaaacacgagagacctctggatctgttctgtagagatgatcagacatgtgtgtgttcaATCTGCACTGTGAAAGACCACAAGAACCACAACACTGTTCCTATAGAAGAGGAGAGTCAAGAGAAGAAG actgaactgatgaagacacagaaagacgtgcagctgatgatccagaacagaatcaagaagattcaagacatcaaacactcagcagaagtcagaaaa ATAAACacagagaaggagaaagcagTCCGTGTGGAGCTCTTCACTgatctcatccgctccattgagagacatcagactgaactgctggagatgatggaggagcagcagaaagcagcagagaaacaggagcaagagctgattgaagagctggagcaggagatcactgagctaaagatgagaaacactgagctggagcagctctcacacactgaagatcacctccacctcctacag aTTCACTCATCCCTGTGCAGCTCTACAAACACCAGGAACTGGTCTGAGATCAGTATGAAGACTCATGAGAGTCTGGAGACTCTGAGGAGAGCTCTGACTCAACTGAAGGACACTATAGATGAGAAACTCACACTAACTG TCTCTACAGAGCTGAAGTGGATGCAGCAGTATGCAG tggaCGTGACTCTGGATCCTGATACAGCTCATCCTAAACTCATTCTGTctgatgatggaaaacaagtgaGACATGGAGACATTGATCAGAAACTCACAGACAAACCAGAGAGATTTGATCCATGTGTAAATGTCTTGGGAAAGGAGGGATTCTCCTcagggagattttattttgaggtgcaggtgaaggGAAAGACTAAATGGGATTTAGGAGTGGCCAGAGAATCCATTAACAGGAAGGGACGGATCACAGTGAGACCCAGTGATGGATACTGGACTGTGATTCTGAGGAATGGAGATGAATATACAGCCGGTGCTAttccttctgtctctctgtctctgagagtgaagccgcagcgggtcggtgtgtttgtggattatgaggagGGTCTGGTCTCCTTTTATGATGTGGAGTCCAGCTCTCATATCTACTCTTTCACTGCTCAGTCTTTCACTGAAAAACTCTATCCATTATTTAGCCCAGGTCTTAATGATGGAGGTAAAAACTCAAAACCACTGATCATCACACctgtcagttataataaatga
- the LOC113099676 gene encoding E3 ubiquitin-protein ligase TRIM39-like isoform X6, with protein sequence MAESSLTARKTRRRSIESVPPFMSSSMSSLSEEIQCSVCLDVFTDPVTTPCGHNFCKICLNKCWDNSQTCSCPNCNETFKQRPDLKINTTLRELVDHCKKKSPEETTEVLCDICEERKLKALKSCLVCQSSYCETHLEPHLRVTRLKKHKLMDPVSNLEDYICQKHERPLDLFCRDDQTCVCSICTVKDHKNHNTVPIEEESQEKKTELMKTQKDVQLMIQNRIKKIQDIKHSAEVRKINTEKEKAVRVELFTDLIRSIERHQTELLEMMEEQQKAAEKQEQELIEELEQEITELKMRNTELEQLSHTEDHLHLLQIHSSLCSSTNTRNWSEISMKTHESLETLRRALTQLKDTIDEKLTLTELKWMQQYAVDVTLDPDTAHPKLILSDDGKQVRHGDIDQKLTDKPERFDPCVNVLGKEGFSSGRFYFEVQVKGKTKWDLGVARESINRKGRITVRPSDGYWTVILRNGDEYTAGAIPSVSLSLRVKPQRVGVFVDYEEGLVSFYDVESSSHIYSFTAQSFTEKLYPLFSPGLNDGGKNSKPLIITPVSYNK encoded by the exons ATGGCAGAATCTTCACTAACAGCAAGAAAAACCAGGAGACGGAGTATTGAAAGTGTCCCTCCAT TCATGTCATCCTCCATGAGTTCACTGTCTGAGGAGATTCAGTGCTCTGTAtgtctggatgtgttcactgatccagtcacgactccatgtggacacaacttctgcaaGATCTGTCTGAATAAGTGCTGGGACAACAGCCAGACCTGCAGCTGTCCAAACTGTAACGAAACATTCaagcaaagacctgatctcaagattAATACCACACTCCGAGAGCTCGTAGATCACTGTAAGAAGAAAAGTCCTGAGGAAACAACTGAAGTTCTGTGTGACATCTGTGAGGAAAGAAAGCTGAAAGCGCTGAAGTCGTGTCTGGTGTGTCAGAGCTCTTACTGTGAAACTCACCTGGAGCCTCATTTGAGAGTGACACGtttgaagaaacacaaactgatggatcctgtgagtaatctggaggactatatatgtcagaaacacgagagacctctggatctgttctgtagagatgatcagacatgtgtgtgttcaATCTGCACTGTGAAAGACCACAAGAACCACAACACTGTTCCTATAGAAGAGGAGAGTCAAGAGAAGAAG actgaactgatgaagacacagaaagacgtgcagctgatgatccagaacagaatcaagaagattcaagacatcaaacactcagcagaagtcagaaaa ATAAACacagagaaggagaaagcagTCCGTGTGGAGCTCTTCACTgatctcatccgctccattgagagacatcagactgaactgctggagatgatggaggagcagcagaaagcagcagagaaacaggagcaagagctgattgaagagctggagcaggagatcactgagctaaagatgagaaacactgagctggagcagctctcacacactgaagatcacctccacctcctacag aTTCACTCATCCCTGTGCAGCTCTACAAACACCAGGAACTGGTCTGAGATCAGTATGAAGACTCATGAGAGTCTGGAGACTCTGAGGAGAGCTCTGACTCAACTGAAGGACACTATAGATGAGAAACTCACACTAACTG AGCTGAAGTGGATGCAGCAGTATGCAG tggaCGTGACTCTGGATCCTGATACAGCTCATCCTAAACTCATTCTGTctgatgatggaaaacaagtgaGACATGGAGACATTGATCAGAAACTCACAGACAAACCAGAGAGATTTGATCCATGTGTAAATGTCTTGGGAAAGGAGGGATTCTCCTcagggagattttattttgaggtgcaggtgaaggGAAAGACTAAATGGGATTTAGGAGTGGCCAGAGAATCCATTAACAGGAAGGGACGGATCACAGTGAGACCCAGTGATGGATACTGGACTGTGATTCTGAGGAATGGAGATGAATATACAGCCGGTGCTAttccttctgtctctctgtctctgagagtgaagccgcagcgggtcggtgtgtttgtggattatgaggagGGTCTGGTCTCCTTTTATGATGTGGAGTCCAGCTCTCATATCTACTCTTTCACTGCTCAGTCTTTCACTGAAAAACTCTATCCATTATTTAGCCCAGGTCTTAATGATGGAGGTAAAAACTCAAAACCACTGATCATCACACctgtcagttataataaatga